Proteins encoded together in one Solanum lycopersicum chromosome 7, SLM_r2.1 window:
- the LOC101243730 gene encoding uncharacterized protein — protein sequence MAILFQSSSSSMLSIKIFLISTTVLSAAIMLKVSAPVVTEFAVSEVPSIWNGVVSWLKPPYLYLVINCIIITIVASSKLQNKLEENSSPVPAVVSPENSSQFHPIKDLRPVTDYYTPVLHDLNGSVLKNQAMEAEARPIVYEYPTAGVYDAKVEKLPVVNPYISEKGTSFNTYPEPNDVVAEKDDFVISKSSWAPVMRQDSIDYSISGNSAEKPPASARFSHRRNVKSTPEGGKGALRVSKPKRQDTLESTWKTITEGRAMPLTRHLRKSETWETHGGRNPVTPPQQKMKKSETFNDRTTPDSSPLLTPSPGGSGKLKKEPSLSQDELNRRVEAFIKKFNEDMRLQRQQSMQQYTQMINRGSH from the exons ATGGCGATTTTGTTTCAAAGTTCAAGTAGCTCCATGTTATCTATCAAAATTTTTCTGATTTCGACTACTGTTTTATCTGCTGCTATTATGTTAAAGGTGTCTGCTCCTGTTGTTACTGAATTCGCGGTCAGTGAAGTTCCGTCGATCTGGAACGGTGTCGTTTCGTGGCTTAAACCTCCGTATCTATACCTTGTTATCAACTGCATTATCATTACGATTGTAGCCTCTTCTAAGTTGCAGAACAAGCTTGAGGAGAACTCATCTCCGGTGCCGGCGGTTGTTTCGCCGGAGAACTCGTCCCAGTTTCACCCGATTAAGGATTTAAGGCCGGTTACAGACTATTATACTCCGGTCCTTCATGACTTAAACGGCTCCGTGCTGAAGAATCAAGCAATGGAGGCGGAGGCTAGACCGATAGTTTACGAGTATCCTACTGCTGGTGTTTATGATGCAAAGGTCGAGAAACTTCCAGTAGTTAATCCGTACATATCGGAGAAAGGTACATCGTTCAACACCTATCCGGAGCCTAACGATGTTGTTGCTGAAAAGGACGATTTCGTAATCTCGAAATCTTCTTGGGCGCCGGTGATGAGACAGGACTCTATTGATTATTCCATTTCAGGCAACTCGGCTGAGAAACCTCCTGCTTCTGCCAGATTCTCTCACCGGAGAAATGTCAAATCCACTCCTGAAG GTGGAAAGGGAGCATTGAGAGTATCAAAGCCTAAACGGCAAGACACGCTGGAGAGTACATGGAAGACGATAACGGAGGGCCGTGCAATGCCACTAACGAGGCACCTGAGGAAATCGGAAACGTGGGAGACACATGGTGGTCGGAACCCGGTTACACCACCACAGCAGAAGATGAAGAAATCTGAGACGTTCAATGACAGAACTACCCCTGACTCCTCGCCATTGCTGACTCCGTCCCCGGGTGGTTCAGGGAAACTTAAGAAAGAGCCATCGCTAAGTCAAGACGAGCTGAACAGGCGAGTTGAAGCGTTTATTAAGAAGTTTAATGAAGATATGAGATTGCAGAGGCAGCAGTCGATGCAACAGTATACTCAGATGATCAATCGAGGCTCACATTAG